GATGAGGCAAATAACCCTCAAAATATCAAGAATCCACATCTTGGATGGATAATTGGTTTCCTGCTTCTTGTCAGCTTCATTGGGCTCTTTGGTCTTGTACCTCTGAGGAAGGTAAAATCATTCTATGTTCTGATATTTATTTTCTCAAGCAACCATGTGCATACCATTTTAACCAAATTAGCACTGTCCAGATCATGATCATCGACTACAAGCTGACCTATCCAAGCGGCACTGCAACTGCCTATCTCATAAACGGCTTTCACACGCCCCATGGTGCCAAGATTGCAGTGTAAATACTGCAACAATTTCTATTTTTGAGCTAGTCAGATCTGTACACGACGAGCTTACGAGTCTTGCTTTGGTTTGCGTCGTTTCACAGGAAGCAAGTAAAGAAACTGGGCTTGTTCTTCGTGCTCAGCTTCTTCTGGGGTTTCTTTCAGTGGTTCTACACAGCCACCGATACTTGTGGATTCAACCAATTCCCATCATTAGGGCTGCAAGCTTACCAGAACAGGTAAAGATTGTAGACCATGCAAAGGATGTCTTCAGTCAAATTTCTCCAAAGAGTGATGCGTCATTAGTCCATTAACTTAAACTCGTTGCACACTTTAATCCAACAACTCGGGAAGTGGTCGATTTAGGAAGTAAATAAACACGTTTAGTTGTTCAGTTAAGGCTAAAACTGATTCGGAAGAGGAAAAAACCGTCCACGTGGCTGCCGCGTCCGCGTACCTTGCATATTGGGTGAATTATTTACATGGAGTTTTTTCCCTAAAGCAGACGAAACTGAACCTGGGCCTTACGGAAAATGAGGGACACCTCTGATCACTAGAATGCACATTGTTTTGTTTATAAAGCAGGTCAACTAATTATTTGCATACGCAATGATATGGTTAATTGTTTTCTACAAAATCAGCCAATTGTTCATAAGGTGATAGTATTATTTATGTCTTCTCGAGCCTGGACCCTACGGAAAGTAATATGACTTGCCGACCTAGAACGACAAATTAGTTTGCATAACAGTTAGGTTACATAATTTGTATAGAATCACGGCTCGTGCTAGCTAATTGTGTGCACGCTGTTTTGACAATTTGACGTGTTGGAGTCCTTAAGCCTCAGCCTTCTCCAGCTCTGGAGGAGACTTAATTAGGCGAGGCGAACCGTCATTACATCATGTTCTTACTCTGATTTCTGAATTTGAAGTTTCGTTCAAATCTGCAGAGCACAACTCTTTCAACATCTCCTTAATCGAACTTCTTTTTTGCAAGGTTTTACTTTGACTTCTCTCCGACCTATGTCGGAGTTGGAATGATTTGCCCACATATTGTGAACGTATCTGTTCTCCTTGGAGGCATCCTGTCATGGGGAATAATGTGGCCTCTCATAGCCAAGAAAAGGGGTATTTGGTTCTCGGCTGATCTTGCTGATACTAGTCTTCACGGAATGCAAGGTTACCGGGTAAGAAaacgctctttcttgaagcccgaGTTTTCCTTTCTTCTACTAAATTCCAATTGATATTACAGGTGTTTATAGCCATTGCCTTGATTCTCGGTGATGGCCTCTACAACTTTCTCAAGATGCTCATTCTCACAGCCTGGTCATTAAGATCTCAACACAAGAAGAGTAGCGCTAGCACACTTCCAATCTCTGATGATGAACAAAGCAATGGTACTGCAGCTATATCATACGATGAGGAGCGACGCAATGAACTCTTTCTAAAGGATCAAATCCCCTGGTACATTGCATATGGAGGCTATGCTGCTGTTGCCGCCGTATCTATTGGCACTGTCCCGCAGATATTCCCTCAGCTGAAGTGGTACCAAATATTGGTAGCCTACATCGTAGCACCGATACTTGCCTTCTGCAATGCCTATGGAACTGGCCTCACTGATTGGTCTCTCGTTACAACTTATGGAAAGCTCGCAATCTTTGCTTTCGGTGCGTGGACAGGTGCTTCACATGGAGGTGTTCTTGCAGGTCTGGCTGCCTGTGGTGTGATGATGAGCATTGTTTCTACTGCTGCTGATCTGATGCAGGACTTCAAAACAGGATACCTGACACTGGCCTCACCAAGGTCAATGTTCATCAGCCAAGTCATAGGCACTGCAATGGGTTGCGTCATTGCTCCCTGTGTTTTCTGGCTTTTTTACAAGGCCTTTGAAGACGTTGGGGTCAGTGGAAGTGAGTACCCTGCACCAAATGCTGCCATCTTCCGCAGCATGGCAATACTAGGTGTCGATGGCTTCTCATCGCTGCCCAAAAACTGCATCACTCTTTGCTACATATTCTTTGTTGGAGCAATCGCTGTCAACTTGATAAGAGATCTTGTTCCCAAGAAGGTATCAAACTTCATACCAATCCCAATGGCGATGGCAATCCCATTCTACATAGGATCGTATTTCGCCATCGACATGTTCATCGGGACAGTGATCCTTTTTGTCTGGCAAAAGCTGGACAGAGCCAAATCGGAAACATTTGCACCGGCAGTTGCTTCCGGCTTGATTTGCGGCGATGGATTGTGGGTTCTGCCTCAGTCGGTGCTTGCTCTTGCCAAGGTGAAACCTCCAATCTGCATGAAGTTTCTGTCAAGAGGGATGAATGACAAGGTGGATGCTTTCATCACAACATTATCGTAGAATCTTCAGGGAAATGGAGGAGTCACAGTTATGAATCAAAGATTCAGATTGATGCCAACCGTCTGTGAAATTTACATTTGTCCTGTTATTAAGAACATCCATATGGGCGCAATAAGCCGGTGTAGTCGATATAAGTAGATATGAAACTATGTACAAAGCGATGAATTTACTCGTTTGCAAATTAATTTGCTCcccaagtgtgtgtgtgtgtgtgtgtgtgtgtgtggcaggAGTGTGGCAGGAGTTGCAGCAATGTATATATTTATCTAAATTCGCTTGCAATGCTGCATACAAGAACAGAAAATAGCAGGCTAATAGTTTGTAAATTCATCACCAAGAATTTACTGAGAAGATTGCCAGTAGTACTAAACATACTCGTGTTTTGCAATTATAAGTACGAAATGTATTCTTCTTTTGCAATTAGTACGAAATATACTCAGACGTGCGTACCTCAGGAACAGGAGTTCGTTCCATTGCAGCTCGGATCAGATAGCGCGCCTCGCGGGCCGCTCGGGCGACCCACGAGGTCACGGCCTCTCCTTCTGCCTCTGCCGCGACCCCCTCTCCTGGAGCCCCACGACGGAGCCCAGCGGCACGACGCTGCGGCGCGCTTGCCCTGGACGGCGAGCTGCGCCTCCCTCTCGCGCCCCCTCTCCTGTATTCCGGGCGGAGCGGCGCTGCAGCGCGCCTGCGCGCTTGCTggccggcggcgcgcggcgggtaGTCGGCGATGTCAGGCAGGGTCCTGCTGATCTGACGAAGTGTCAAGCTAGACATTCGAGGAGCTATCGGCCAAAAAAAGTCTTTTTGTGAAACTTTGAAAAAAAATGCACGATCTGATCACCACCAAAAGTTGCACGAATCATGCGCACCCAAGCATCTTGCATGCCAATTTTTATtcacattttttgtattttttcctCAATTTTTAttcacattttttgtttttttctatctTTTTTGGATTTATTGTCCTTCAAGAGGAGACAAGTCTGGGCTCACATGGCAATTATCGTGTTAAGAACCACTCCTTTCGTCCGAAAATACTTTTGAAGAAATGGATAGAAATGAATATATCTaaaattaaaatacgtctagatacatccatttttttgATAAGTATACACAACTTTGATGCAACCAACGCGCTTGACCAAGATAGGACGAGGCGAAATCAGGAACATAAAAACACCACTAGCTATATGGACCAATCATGCGAGACATGCCAGCAAAGCAGTGGCGGAGGTAGAGGGTGGCCAGGATGGGCCATGGCCCACCCTGAGATTTGAAAACAACATTTATACTATAGgagaaaaactaaaaaataaaaggaaaaaataagTGTATATGTACAGTACACTACTGGCCCACCCTGGCCCAGTGGGCTAGGTCCGCCACTGCAGCAAAGCATCTCAACagaagtacaaagcatctcaaCACATCAGAAAAATTACGTCAAGATTTTGAGAACACCGAACGATCACTATTGCCGCTAGAATGAGCCGTCGACGCGCTGCTATCGCCACTCCCCTACCGAAGCCAGCTTGGCCTTGTCAATGATAGGCGGCAAGCCTTCGTGCGTGTGCCCATAAGAACCAATGCCgtggagcagcagggtcgttgttgaacccttgcatagatctgaagcacctgacaccaaatctTAACACACGACGAGAAATCCTAACCTCACCACCCCAAGGAGGCGGCAGGAATCTACGCCGGAGCTCCGTCGACTTCAATCAGACGGATGAACTCGAGGAGGATCAGAGTCTGGAAGACAAATTCAAAGAAGAAGCGTCGCCGTCCGCTCGAACACCGCACCAACAAGGACTAAAAAAACCCTAACGTAAATTACTAACCAGAACGGAGTCACCGGGATTCCTCACCCCGCCACCGACCGTCGGAGCGGCAGGTAGAAGGGGGCAAATCCATGGGCTCGCCAGTGAAAGCCGGAGGAAAGAGTTTTCCCTAACTGCCTAGGGTGGTTAGCGGAGAAAAACGAGAAAAAAATTCACATTAAATTTGAAACACCGCTGTATCGAGCTGACATGTAAACCGAACATAAGAGGAAGGTTAATATtgatttttatttccttttttctaaATAACTATATAAA
This region of Triticum aestivum cultivar Chinese Spring chromosome 2D, IWGSC CS RefSeq v2.1, whole genome shotgun sequence genomic DNA includes:
- the LOC123053957 gene encoding probable metal-nicotianamine transporter YSL13 produces the protein MATAMQHATGSNAAAADDVEMVEASELRRRNRPRGDGGAVAAAEEDEDEAASVERAFADQRVPSWREQLTVRAFVASFFLATMFSVIVMKLNLTVGIIPSLNVSAGLLSFFFVRLWTAAMEKVGLLRQPFTRQENTVIQTCIVAAYGISFSGGFGNYLLAMSDRIASQADEANNPQNIKNPHLGWIIGFLLLVSFIGLFGLVPLRKIMIIDYKLTYPSGTATAYLINGFHTPHGAKIAVKQVKKLGLFFVLSFFWGFFQWFYTATDTCGFNQFPSLGLQAYQNRFYFDFSPTYVGVGMICPHIVNVSVLLGGILSWGIMWPLIAKKRGIWFSADLADTSLHGMQGYRVFIAIALILGDGLYNFLKMLILTAWSLRSQHKKSSASTLPISDDEQSNGTAAISYDEERRNELFLKDQIPWYIAYGGYAAVAAVSIGTVPQIFPQLKWYQILVAYIVAPILAFCNAYGTGLTDWSLVTTYGKLAIFAFGAWTGASHGGVLAGLAACGVMMSIVSTAADLMQDFKTGYLTLASPRSMFISQVIGTAMGCVIAPCVFWLFYKAFEDVGVSGSEYPAPNAAIFRSMAILGVDGFSSLPKNCITLCYIFFVGAIAVNLIRDLVPKKVSNFIPIPMAMAIPFYIGSYFAIDMFIGTVILFVWQKLDRAKSETFAPAVASGLICGDGLWVLPQSVLALAKVKPPICMKFLSRGMNDKVDAFITTLS